AAGGGTTCACAGCATTTAAGAGAAATGtgcggggccagtgctgtggtatgacagattaagctgccatctgcagcactggcatctcacacaagtgccagttcgagtcccagctataCCACATCCCATGCAGCTGCCtcctaatgcatcctgggaaggcaatgaaggatggtctgaatgcttgggccctgcctcCACGtggcagagagaatcttctggtCCCTAGCCTTAGACCAGTCAGCTCTGGTCATCGCAACCATCTTGGGAATAAATTggagaatggaaaatctctatacctctcctctctgtaaatctgcctttcaaataaaaataaaacaaatcttttaaaatgtgtcacAGGTAAATCCTGACTTGTTAGACTGCCACAAATGATGAAGAAATGTTGACTTTATATGCAGAGTAGAGAAATGCTTAAATAAAGTATGCATGTTGGATAAATTTATAAAGATTAGCCAACAGaccggaggatcttcctctccccAACAAggcactgtcctggcagctctgaaGGACCTTGGTTCCAGTCGTGGGCTGTGTCTGCAATACCCTCATCCTCCCTGGTGCTAGAACCAACATGGGCATCTTCATGGCCCATATCCCTTTCCCCAGTTCCTTGCtgtcccccaactcctccccatctCCACCCCCATCTTCCAGGGACCATGGCATCAGATCTTTCTCTATTCCCTAAAGTGTCCTTGACTCATTGCTTCTTGGTTCACTCAATCATTCAGAAACACTCCAAGATATCACACATGTTCTGGTGTGCTGGGACTGAGAAcacaccaaataaataaataaataaatgtcacaGCCAGCTCTGTCTTTATCAGCAGTGAGGGAAGCTGTGACGCAGGGTGCCCCCATGCCCGGGGGCAGTGGTCAGTGCAACGCAGGAATGGGATTGGAGGAGCAGACAAGTGAAAGGACAGGGAGCCAAGGTCATGGTGCCAAGCAGCAGCTGGCTTTGGCCACTTAGGCTGAAAAGCGCCAAGGAAGGAACAGAATGAAACCTGGGCCTAACAGAGGACTACAGTAGGGGGAGGGGATGCCTGCAATGTTAAGGATGGGGACAGGTTCCAGAAACAAGAACCTGTGACAGTCACACTGAGAAGAAATGGGCACCAACCTGATAGTAACAGTCAGACCTGGGACGTtcacctgtcccagctgcccctctcTGTGGCTTACCTAAATCACCCCCTGCCACCCCCTTTAACCGACAAGGGAGCTGAGGCCTGAGGCAGCTAAGTGACCCACCCCACATCTCTGAACTGGCGTTGCTGCAACTGGAGCTGCTGTGGCCCAGTTCCGGAGCTATTAACCCTGATCTGGCATGCTCAGGGAGGAGGACATGCAGAGGGCTGGAGGCGGAGCCCCTGCTATTAACCCTGACCTGGCATGCTCAGGGAGGAGGACATGCAGAGGGCTGGAGGCAGGAAAGAACTGAAAGCTCTAGTTTTTTAATGGACAAAAGGTTGCAAACACTTCACCAAAATTAGATGGCAAGTAAGAACATAAAATGATGTTAAACATCCTGAGTCATTAGGAAACGACAAGTTGTAACTACAATGAGATATCATTAAATGTTTGTTAGATTGGCTGacataaaaagcaagaaataaaaaatgttccTGACCCCATCAAATGTTGGAGCAATTGGAATTCTCACACCTTGCCGGAGGGAAGACAATGTGCTGTGGCATAACAAGCAAAGCTGACACCtgacacactggcatcccacagggccctggttcaagttccaactgctccacttccaatcaagttccctgttagtgtgcctgcaaaagcagaggaagatggtccacgggcttgggttcctgtatgcaaatgggagacccaaaagaagctcctggctactggctctgatctggcccagctctggctgttgtagtcacttggcatgtgaaccagcagatggaagatctctacctcttcctctttctttctataactctgcctttcaattaaattcaACCCCACTGTTGCCACTGCTGCTATCCTCAGATATTTGTCCAACAGAAACGGAAGCAGAAATTTGCATGTTGTACACAATAGTTTTATATTTACCAGAAACAGAGACATGCCAAGCCCCCTTCACCCAACACATTAGGGGAGTGACCTGTGTTTATCTATTCACAGCGACAAAAAAGCAAGACTCTACTGATACCAGCAACAGCATGGCTGAAGCCCAAATGCTTTATGCCAAGTGAAGAAAGCCAGGGTTCGAAGGCCATGAGCCCGTCTAGATGAGAGTTCGGAAAAGAAACAGGTGTAAGGGCAGAAAACAGGTCAATGACAATTACCAGGAGTCACAGCAAGGAGGAGAAGTTGACTACAAAAGACCATGGTAGAATTTCCTGGGGTGTAGGTTGTGGTGGTTACAGGTGCATGCACTTGTCAGAAACTAAAGACTGTACACACTCAAAAGGGTCAAATTTTACTGCATGTCAAGTAGTTCTTGATAAACCCGACTTTTCTACCATGGCTCCCAGTTTCCATCACCTGACTTTCTGGGCTTTTGTAGTTTGGTCATGCCCACAAAGTCCACCTAATTGCCCGAGCCAGCTTTTAAGTTTAGACCCTCTGTCTCTGCAGGGTCAGCGCTATGGGTCCTTCACCTGCAATAGCCAACCCTCCTAAGTGGCACATCCTGAATGTCTGCGCTGGCCCAACTAGGCCCAGGCCTCAAAAGAACTTGCACACAGGATTCCCTAGGTGCAGGCACCCAGGAGGGGGGTGAAATTTGTGTCTTTAGGAGCCAGAACAGGAAGGACCATGGTGATAGCGTTCTCAGGGCCAAGGGGCAACAACAGAGGAGCAAGAGCAGACATCCTAGAAAGTGGGGTCAGGGTCTCCCCCATGGTCTCGGCGGCCATGTACCTTGCCCTCATAGGAGCGCTCGGCCGCGCTCACCGACAGGGACTGGatcagcagcagcaagaacagcGGCACCAGGAATCCTGCGGCAGGCACAGCCACCAGGATGCTGCGAGCCTGCTAAGGAGAGGCGCCACCTGCCAGTGCCCGGCCCTGCCACCCCAAGCTAAACCTCACCCCCACCTGGCCGCGCCTCTCCTGGCATCTGCTACTCTGCGATCCCTCAGGCTTCCTCCTGGCACCAACCCTTCCCTGATCCCGCCCCCCTCAACCTTCACCTAATCCCAGATCGGTCCTCCCACAGGCCCGTCCCTCTCTCtggctcctcccttcctcccccacccccgactCTGCTCCTCCCTTGGCTGCGGTGAGTCCCCAGCTCCCGACGTGGCCCGTGTGGATACGCCATGGCCTTGTCAAGGCAGAAGGGCAGATGGCTGGTGTGCACCAAGAAGAACAGGCAGGTGGCCAGCAAGGCGCCCAAgtagaggcagagggacagcacGAGCAGCATGAAGTACCGGAAGTTGCGCTGGCCGATGCAATTATTGACCCACTTGCAGTGATGGTCAAAGTCCTGGGTGACAGAGAATACAGGCAGAtctcaggatctgtggtctggccCCGCCTCCGTCATCTCTAAATCTTACTGCCTTCCACACCCCCTTtacaacacctgcccctgcccttcCCTACCTTCACTGGCTGATGTCCCTAGGGAGAATACCATGAAATCTTTCGCACTAGTATTTCTGCTGTTGGAGCACAGTTAGGGGCTCTATGGCTCCTAAAGTGACTTGTCCCAAGATGTTCCCTGTCTTCTGTGACACACAACCTACTGcaacttggtggtggtggtggtggcagtgggggtagggggagggcACAAAACCCCTTGGAGACTCTACCTTGTGACATGTTGGATGAGGCTGAAACTGTGGCCTGGGCAGATGAGCCTGTGCAGAATGTGCTCATGGAAAGGTTGGGCGCTCAGAGCTCAGGAGGCCCAAGGAGGTCAGGATGAGCTCCCCAGACCAAGATGCAGCCAGCCCAAGGGCCTTGTGTACCGACAAGCAGCAAGCACAGATGTGAGTGTCATTTGTGCAGGCAAGGGTTAGCCTGGCATGGCAGATGTAAACACAGAAGCAATAACCAAGGAAGCCTGGGTGTTACTGCCCTCTTTGGCCTTTTGCCCTGGGAGTTGGTTTTACTCCTGCCCCTGAATGACATATGTTGGGGTATGGGCAGCTGGTGGCACTCACCTCCACGCAGATGTTGCACCAGGGACAGTGGCAGGCCCGGGGCGGGCGGTGGAAGCAGCATTTGGGGCACCACTGCAGGCGGAAGGCTCTGTGGTTCACCCATACCACATGCACTGTCATGGGACTCTGCTCCACAGAGCCTGGGatgggaggagggcaggaaagGGGGGTGTTGGGTAGTGTCACAGCATCCCTGGGCACAGGAAGGATGTAGAGATGGTGGCAGAGGACTCTGTGTCCCCTGGGAGCAAGCTGAGCCAATTGAGCAAGACTGGTAGTCAAGGGGGAATATGCTGTAGCTCGGGCCTCTGAAACAGCGATCCATGCTTCTGCGCATGTGTGTAGTAGCAATTTTTAGGAGAATGTATTGGCTTCTTTCCCCTTAAGGCAACTGGTAAGCCTTCAGCACTATGTTTATCTATACCCTGGCAGACTGGGAGATGGTATGCCAGGACCTAAGCAACAAGTGTATGGGGGTGAAACAGTGCTGAGGCCAGAGGAAGGGTGGTAGGGAGAGCACTCTGGGAGTCATCGCTGCAGACTCCAACCCCTAGGGCGGCTACCTCCTTCTCCCAGGGGACGGAGGCCTCACCTCGATGTAAGATACCAGGGTCTGAGAAGTTGAGCCAAATGAGACTAAACAAGGTAGGGATGAAGAGGAGGCCTGTGACCAGGGCAAAGGCCCAGTTCCCATGCTGAGCCAGCCACCTGCAACTGAGACCAGAATCAGAGTCAAACCTGACCCGCAGCAGCCGGAGCTCCCCTCCCCTGACCCAAGTTCCTGGCTTACAGGGGGTCGGCACCCACAGGGGCTCACTAAACATCTCCAGCATTACCAGCCACCTGCAAGGTACTTCCCCAAATGCGAAGTCCCCCTGCCCACCTGGAATCTGTTCTGGGCTCCCAGGTCAtgcccctgcctccctgctctcATGAGCTGTTCTCCCCACAGTCTGCCAGTGTGAAGTCTGACAGCTAGCATGGGAGACTCACGGGAAGGCGAAGAAGAGGCCGCTGAAGACGACCAGCAGCACCACATTGAAGGCGGCGAACAGGCTTGGGAGGAACCAGCCAAGTGGGCTTGGAGGCAGATGCCGCAGCTCCTTCTCCATGGGCACCGCTTCCCTCAGCAGTGGCATGGCTGGCTATCCCGGGTCCCCAGGGTAGATGAGAGTCACCAAGCACCCTTCCGTCTGTTGGTGCCTGCATCCCCATGACCACAGCAGCGTCGGAAGCCACAGTCCAGGCTAGAAGGAAAGGAGTGGGTCTGAGTGTGACATCATAGAGGCTGAAGAATGGGGGCTCTGGCTGCTTCCAATACCTTCCAACACCAACcccccttctcccttctcccaaGACACATACACATAGGAAGAGGGCCTGCCCCTGTGAGTTTGGCTTTATGACTGACTGCTAGGATTTGTCCCCAGGAGGTCCACTGCTCCACTTGGTCTTCAATGTATCAATGTTCAGAAGTCATGGATGATTTAAGAGGTAGTGCAAGTCCTCTCACCCCCAAGGGATATTGTTCCCATGAGACCTCCTTCCTGGGAGACTAGGTTGTTATGGAAGAGCAAGACAGGTCCTTCCCGTTCTCAGTGGCTTCCTGTCTTTGCCATCCCATCGGTCGCTTCTCCAAGAGCTCCTGCTGTGGTGTCATTCATCATGTTAGGATGCAGAGAATTTATAGGATCACCCAGGCTTGGATTTGCAGCCACCAGAACTTTCAGCTACAtaaatccactttttttttaaagatttattcatttttattacaaagtcagatatacaaagaggaagagagatagagaggaagatcttctgtccgatgattcactccccaagtgactgcaacggctggtgctgcaccgatccaaagccgggaaccaggaatctcttctgggtctcccacacaggtgcagggtcccaatgcattgggccgtcctcaactgctctcccaggccacaggcagggagctggatgggaagtggggctgctgggattagaaccagcgcccatatgggatcctggcgcgttcaaggcgaggactttagccactaggcccccaAAATCCACTTTCTTAATAAAGTACCCATCCTCTAGGATTTTGGGAGAGGAGCAGAAAATGGGATGGGCTGACCCAGAGACCACGTGACATGAAACACGTGGGGAGGAGGTTGGGGACTCGCATCCTTTCAGACCCAAGGCCAATCAAAGCAAGCAATCCTCACTCACCCTGTTTCCATGTCCTCTTTTTGGTTATCACAACATTCCAGTTAAGTAATTGCCCAGCTCCCTTTGTTCCTAGCATTGTCTCCAGGTCGTGATTCTGaggagggagacacctgctgagGGGTTCTGCAAGCATTTGCCTCCCAACCAAAAGGAGGAAGGGGTCAGGACCCATCTCCATCCCCTTGAGCCTGTCTTGAACTTGGGTTTGCTGGCTGGGACCCATTAGGCAACAGGAGTCAGTATGAATTCGTGACAAAAGGAACCTTGTTGACTCCTGTTCCTGCCCTGAACTGGCTGCTTCTGAGCTGCTGCTTGGTTTGTGGGAAGACAATGAGTGTTCCACCACATGCAGCCAACATTTGTCACTCGTCTTGGCCCTTGGACATGTGAACCCTTCTGTGTCTGGAAGATTCCTCATGCCAAAGTCTCAATGAGAGGCAAAGGGCATTTGGAGCTCCCCGCAACAGATCCTCACAGCCTCTCAGATCAGTCACATGAGCTTGTGACCCAAAGACCAGTGACTGGCTTCCGCCCTGCTGCCCAGCTGACCAGAGTCTTGGCTGAGATGCAGGAACTTGCGTACGTCCATGAATCACATCTGCtttgaagagaaaagagaaggtgGTGTCCTCAACATGAGTAAAATAGGTAATCCAAGATccctgatttgtttttttttttaaacttgagacCAATATTAAATTGGACTAATCGAATTGGACCATCTGCAGAAAAATAATTGGATTAAAACAAGACCTCAAACATTCCTGGTCAATGCACAACTGTTGCTACCTATATTCTCTTGTCTGTGGTCTTTTGGTCCTCCACATTGGAAGTCAAACTCACTGTAGGAGGAATATTGTCTTGGGCCAA
This sequence is a window from Ochotona princeps isolate mOchPri1 chromosome 3, mOchPri1.hap1, whole genome shotgun sequence. Protein-coding genes within it:
- the ZDHHC19 gene encoding palmitoyltransferase ZDHHC19, whose amino-acid sequence is MPLLREAVPMEKELRHLPPSPLGWFLPSLFAAFNVVLLVVFSGLFFAFPWLAQHGNWAFALVTGLLFIPTLFSLIWLNFSDPGILHRGSVEQSPMTVHVVWVNHRAFRLQWCPKCCFHRPPRACHCPWCNICVEDFDHHCKWVNNCIGQRNFRYFMLLVLSLCLYLGALLATCLFFLVHTSHLPFCLDKAMAILVAVPAAGFLVPLFLLLLIQSLSVSAAERSYEGKRRYLQGYNPFDQGCVSNWYLAICAPLGPKYMAEAVWLQRTVGPEWAPMHFPASPCIHRDPPIPSDPQPQPPG